A DNA window from Flavisolibacter ginsenosidimutans contains the following coding sequences:
- a CDS encoding FKBP-type peptidyl-prolyl cis-trans isomerase — MKVTKQVFGAALLALTTLAACKNTEFKKTKDGLPYRVMGEGKGDKIVPGNVIRFHATTRLGDSLLSSTYTMGGPQTVPIPKDGPNMAMFQIFFDAHKGDSILLLQPVDSILAKNPMAAKDSFLLSKKGKNIETVLKIVDVFKDEASLTSQQRAKDSVAIQTYLKEKNIPAKATPKGVYVQTLTPGNGQLPKPGQTMSIRYAGKLFNGQEFDSNTKPGDPLLPVQLGTGSTIPGFEEGLSQLSKGEKALLFIPSSLAYGERGSQPDMTGQQRIKPNENLIFEIEVADISDKAPAAAMPPTAALDSMKKSSRK, encoded by the coding sequence ATGAAAGTAACGAAACAGGTTTTTGGCGCAGCACTGCTTGCCTTGACAACACTGGCCGCCTGCAAAAACACAGAGTTCAAAAAAACAAAAGACGGCCTTCCGTACAGGGTAATGGGCGAAGGCAAGGGCGATAAAATTGTACCGGGCAACGTGATCCGTTTTCACGCCACAACCCGCCTTGGCGACAGCTTGTTGTCGAGTACGTACACAATGGGCGGCCCGCAAACCGTGCCCATTCCAAAGGACGGACCCAACATGGCAATGTTCCAGATATTTTTTGATGCGCACAAAGGCGACAGCATTCTTTTGTTGCAGCCGGTAGATTCGATTCTTGCCAAAAACCCGATGGCCGCAAAAGATTCTTTCCTGCTTTCGAAAAAAGGAAAGAACATTGAAACCGTTTTGAAAATTGTGGACGTGTTTAAAGATGAGGCGAGCCTGACCAGCCAGCAACGAGCAAAAGATTCCGTTGCCATTCAGACGTACCTGAAAGAAAAAAACATTCCGGCCAAAGCCACGCCCAAAGGCGTGTACGTGCAAACGCTTACGCCTGGAAACGGTCAATTGCCCAAACCCGGACAGACAATGAGCATTCGCTATGCCGGTAAACTTTTTAACGGCCAGGAATTTGACTCTAATACCAAACCCGGCGACCCGTTGTTGCCCGTGCAGCTTGGTACAGGCAGCACCATTCCGGGTTTTGAAGAAGGCTTGTCGCAATTGTCAAAAGGAGAGAAGGCGCTGCTTTTTATTCCATCGTCATTGGCCTACGGCGAACGCGGAAGCCAGCCTGACATGACCGGCCAGCAACGCATCAAGCCGAACGAGAATTTGATTTTTGAAATTGAAGTAGCGGACATTAGCGATAAGGCTCCCGCTGCGGCAATGCCTCCAACAGCGGCACTTGATTCCATGAAAAAATCGTCTCGTAAATAA
- the folP gene encoding dihydropteroate synthase yields the protein MFTLNCKGRILTINEPVVMGILNLTPDSFYAGSRLNNEDALLHKAEEMISSGAAILDIGGQSTRPASQRISEEEELKRVVPAVEALHKNFPGQVLSIDTFYAGVATEAVNAGASMINDVSAGTIDPNLLPTVAALNVPYVLMHMRGNPQTMQKNATYQNVTLEVFDSLSFRIKELERTGIKDIIVDPGFGFGKTIQHNFQLLRELSFFAQLEKPLMVGLSRKATVYKTLQTTADKALNGTTVLHTMALLNGANILRVHDVKEAKEATELYLAYKG from the coding sequence ATGTTTACACTCAATTGCAAGGGAAGAATATTGACGATTAACGAACCCGTTGTCATGGGAATATTAAACCTTACGCCGGATTCGTTTTATGCCGGCAGCCGCTTAAACAACGAAGACGCTTTGTTGCACAAGGCCGAAGAAATGATAAGCAGCGGCGCCGCAATTTTAGACATAGGCGGACAAAGCACAAGGCCGGCCAGCCAACGAATTTCAGAAGAAGAAGAATTAAAAAGAGTTGTTCCCGCTGTTGAAGCCTTGCATAAAAATTTCCCCGGTCAGGTTCTTTCAATTGATACGTTCTACGCCGGGGTTGCAACCGAAGCAGTGAACGCCGGAGCGAGCATGATTAACGATGTGAGCGCCGGAACAATTGATCCGAACCTTTTGCCAACGGTTGCCGCACTCAACGTGCCTTACGTGCTGATGCACATGCGGGGCAATCCGCAAACGATGCAAAAGAATGCAACGTATCAAAATGTGACGCTTGAGGTGTTCGATTCGCTTTCGTTCAGGATAAAAGAATTGGAAAGAACGGGCATCAAGGATATCATTGTTGATCCCGGCTTTGGCTTTGGCAAAACCATTCAGCACAATTTTCAACTGCTACGGGAGCTTTCTTTTTTTGCTCAATTGGAGAAGCCGTTAATGGTGGGTCTTTCGCGCAAGGCAACGGTTTACAAAACACTTCAAACCACGGCGGACAAAGCCCTGAACGGAACAACGGTGCTGCACACAATGGCGCTGTTAAACGGTGCAAACATTTTGCGGGTGCACGATGTGAAAGAAGCCAAAGAGGCTACTGAACTTTATCTTGCTTACAAAGGATAA
- a CDS encoding DUF1599 domain-containing protein yields the protein MPIAESAEPKTMSTIKQYEAVIQRCKEIFLKKTTDYGTAWRVLRTISVVDQIYIKAYRVRTVQDVGEQKIGDDIPGEFIGIINYAVIGLIQLQLTEDDEEELSTETVKILYDKYIGEARTLMQQKNHDYGEAWRQMSDESFVDLILMKLQRMRQILANKGRTLISEGLDANYYDIINYAVFALILLGERKA from the coding sequence ATGCCGATAGCTGAAAGCGCAGAGCCAAAGACCATGTCCACCATCAAACAATACGAAGCCGTTATTCAACGGTGCAAAGAGATTTTCCTGAAAAAAACTACCGATTACGGAACGGCCTGGCGGGTATTGCGAACCATCTCCGTGGTTGATCAAATCTATATCAAAGCTTACCGCGTACGCACCGTTCAGGATGTGGGCGAACAAAAGATCGGCGACGACATTCCGGGTGAATTTATCGGCATAATTAATTACGCCGTCATTGGTTTGATTCAACTGCAATTGACCGAAGACGACGAAGAAGAACTGAGCACGGAAACCGTAAAGATTTTGTATGACAAATACATTGGTGAAGCCAGGACTTTGATGCAGCAAAAGAACCACGATTACGGAGAAGCCTGGCGGCAAATGAGCGACGAAAGTTTTGTGGATTTGATTTTGATGAAACTGCAACGCATGAGGCAAATTCTTGCCAACAAAGGCCGCACACTCATTAGCGAAGGCCTTGATGCGAATTACTACGACATCATCAACTACGCCGTGTTTGCGCTCATTTTGCTCGGCGAAAGAAAAGCATAA
- a CDS encoding BT_3928 family protein — protein sequence MKTIVRIIQIFVGILFVVSGLVKANDPIGLGYKMQEFFELWGTGFSQGSFVRNALDFFHGISLPLSIGMITLEILAGVALLLGWKKKFIIWLLLVLIVFFTFLTGYAYLSGKFTNCGCFGDCLPITPLTSFLKDLALLAMILLLLFGQRYIAPVFTPRLRTTILGLCLLLSLGLQWYVLNYLPLADCLPFKKGNNISEQMKPPPGSRPDSIVIKYVYEKGGKRYEWAANELPADFSTYKYVDRIDKVVRKGNADPAIKGFSLVGVSGEDSTQIVLEQPAAVVVFALDFTNHQWVKAFMEVAKAAQSRNIPVYVASTNLLEGEKAFLEEGITGVQFFNTDFTVVRTVARTTPTILFLKKGTIARKFSKNGMADAKAAVASL from the coding sequence ATGAAGACGATCGTTCGCATCATTCAAATATTCGTCGGCATTTTGTTCGTTGTTTCGGGACTTGTGAAAGCCAACGATCCTATCGGCCTTGGCTACAAAATGCAGGAGTTTTTTGAACTGTGGGGAACGGGTTTTTCGCAGGGTTCTTTCGTGCGGAATGCACTCGATTTTTTTCACGGCATTTCGCTGCCGCTTTCCATCGGTATGATTACGCTGGAGATTTTGGCCGGTGTTGCGCTGCTTCTTGGCTGGAAGAAAAAGTTCATCATCTGGCTGCTGTTGGTGCTGATCGTTTTCTTCACTTTTCTTACCGGCTATGCCTATCTATCGGGCAAGTTTACCAACTGCGGTTGCTTCGGCGATTGTCTTCCCATCACGCCGTTAACGTCGTTTCTAAAAGACCTTGCGCTGTTGGCAATGATTCTGTTGCTGCTCTTCGGACAGCGATACATTGCACCGGTTTTTACTCCTCGTTTACGCACAACAATTCTCGGCCTTTGCCTTCTCCTAAGCCTCGGCTTGCAGTGGTACGTTTTAAATTATTTGCCGCTTGCCGATTGTCTTCCGTTTAAAAAAGGAAACAATATTTCGGAGCAAATGAAGCCGCCGCCCGGTTCTCGTCCCGACAGCATTGTGATTAAATACGTTTACGAAAAAGGAGGGAAGCGTTACGAATGGGCCGCGAATGAATTGCCGGCTGATTTCAGCACTTACAAATACGTTGACCGCATTGACAAAGTGGTGCGCAAAGGCAACGCCGATCCGGCGATCAAAGGTTTTTCACTGGTGGGTGTAAGCGGCGAAGATTCAACGCAAATTGTTTTAGAACAACCGGCAGCTGTTGTTGTGTTTGCACTTGATTTTACAAATCATCAATGGGTAAAGGCTTTCATGGAGGTTGCAAAGGCAGCGCAATCGCGGAACATACCGGTTTACGTTGCGTCAACAAATTTGCTTGAGGGCGAGAAAGCTTTTTTAGAAGAAGGAATTACCGGCGTGCAGTTTTTTAATACGGACTTTACCGTTGTGCGAACGGTAGCAAGAACAACGCCGACGATTTTGTTTCTAAAAAAAGGGACCATTGCTCGAAAGTTTAGCAAGAACGGAATGGCCGATGCCAAGGCTGCCGTTGCTTCGCTCTGA
- a CDS encoding ABC transporter permease yields MLKFILKKLLYGLFVLIGVVVLVFVLFQGFGDPSRLVMGQTGDAKTQEAIRKELYLDQPKWKQFLYYLNDVSPIAFHSKEEIKKKDLTGIFVGGETKFSLKFPYLRKSYQTKKSVSDVLLEALPGTLLLAVTAMFIAVLIGIPLGVLAAVKQNSWMDTSAVFASIVGISAPSFFMAIITAYLFGFVWSGWTGLHITGSWFDIDSTGAKRLTLQNLILPAFTLGIRPLAIITQLTRSAMLDVLDQDYIRTAYAKGLSRQTVIWKHALRNALNPVITAVTGWFAELLAGAFFIEWIFGWKGIGKVTVDALEKLDFPVVMGSVLISATFFILVNILADILYGIVDPRVRIR; encoded by the coding sequence GTGCTGAAATTCATTCTAAAAAAATTACTGTACGGGCTTTTTGTTTTGATCGGCGTGGTCGTTCTCGTTTTTGTTTTGTTCCAGGGTTTCGGCGATCCGTCGCGGCTAGTAATGGGACAAACGGGCGACGCAAAAACGCAGGAAGCCATTCGCAAAGAACTCTATCTCGATCAGCCCAAATGGAAACAATTTCTTTATTACCTCAACGATGTTTCGCCCATTGCTTTTCATTCAAAAGAAGAAATCAAAAAGAAAGACCTCACCGGGATTTTCGTCGGCGGCGAAACAAAGTTTTCGCTCAAGTTTCCTTACCTGCGCAAGTCTTATCAAACCAAAAAATCGGTAAGCGATGTTTTGCTGGAAGCCTTGCCCGGCACGCTTTTGCTGGCCGTTACGGCCATGTTTATTGCCGTTCTTATCGGCATTCCATTAGGCGTATTGGCCGCGGTAAAACAAAACAGTTGGATGGATACCTCGGCGGTGTTTGCCAGTATTGTAGGCATCTCTGCGCCGTCGTTTTTTATGGCCATCATCACTGCTTATTTATTCGGTTTTGTATGGAGCGGTTGGACGGGCCTGCACATCACCGGCAGTTGGTTCGACATTGATTCAACCGGGGCCAAGCGGCTCACGTTGCAAAACCTGATTCTGCCCGCGTTTACACTCGGCATTCGTCCTTTAGCAATCATCACCCAACTCACCCGCAGCGCTATGCTCGACGTGCTGGACCAAGACTACATTCGCACGGCTTACGCAAAAGGTTTGAGCCGGCAAACGGTCATTTGGAAACACGCCCTGCGCAACGCACTCAACCCGGTGATAACGGCCGTCACGGGTTGGTTTGCCGAGTTGCTTGCCGGTGCTTTTTTTATTGAATGGATTTTTGGCTGGAAGGGCATTGGCAAGGTAACCGTAGACGCGCTGGAGAAGCTCGACTTTCCGGTAGTGATGGGTTCCGTACTCATATCCGCCACGTTTTTTATTCTTGTAAACATCCTTGCCGATATACTTTACGGTATCGTTGATCCGCGTGTTCGAATCCGGTAA
- a CDS encoding CBS domain-containing protein yields the protein MEQVADLLAKKAPQFNTVTTDSLVSDALYQMSCEAVDFLIVLDKDKFKGIISDHDIASRILLEDRPLKEIEVWEFMNTSLPVATPDASLQSCMQLMERFSARHLAVFDRFEFKGVISSYDLMQEAMHSPQYFFEEEAPRRGYPWTY from the coding sequence ATGGAACAGGTTGCAGATTTGTTGGCCAAAAAAGCCCCGCAGTTCAACACCGTTACCACCGATTCACTCGTTAGCGACGCATTGTACCAGATGAGTTGCGAGGCCGTTGACTTTCTCATTGTGTTGGACAAAGACAAGTTTAAGGGCATTATCTCCGATCACGACATTGCGTCGCGCATTTTGTTAGAAGACCGGCCACTGAAGGAAATTGAGGTTTGGGAATTTATGAACACGTCTTTGCCGGTGGCAACACCCGATGCTTCGCTGCAAAGCTGCATGCAACTGATGGAACGCTTCAGTGCACGTCACCTGGCGGTGTTTGACCGTTTTGAATTCAAAGGCGTGATTTCCTCTTATGATCTAATGCAGGAAGCCATGCACAGTCCGCAGTATTTTTTTGAAGAAGAGGCACCGCGCCGTGGCTACCCCTGGACTTATTGA
- a CDS encoding DUF721 domain-containing protein codes for MAQYSLGDAIKLYLNQSRIKGSIQALQIEDVWEAVMGKTIARYTDNLKVINKTLFITTNVAPLKQELLYQKEKIKLRINEALGEKVIEDIVIQ; via the coding sequence ATGGCGCAATACTCCCTTGGCGATGCCATCAAACTTTACCTGAACCAAAGCCGCATCAAAGGCTCTATCCAGGCATTGCAAATTGAAGACGTGTGGGAAGCCGTCATGGGCAAAACCATCGCCCGCTACACCGATAACCTCAAGGTCATTAACAAAACGCTTTTCATCACGACGAACGTTGCGCCGCTGAAGCAGGAACTTCTCTACCAAAAAGAAAAAATAAAGCTTCGCATAAACGAAGCTTTGGGCGAAAAAGTTATTGAGGACATCGTCATTCAATAA
- a CDS encoding T9SS C-terminal target domain-containing protein, with protein MKRFAVVLLLTTVFACRKDNEKIPVDLDSDFNLVYGSTAGEQVFAAARSADGGYVLAGSIKGVSGNPGNTDAWVLKLDRQGKMIWQKSFGGSDYELAFSAASTLDGGYIIAGSANSNDGDISGNHGNSDAWVIKIDKNGNKEWQSLLGGSASDFATSVLPTSDGGYIMAGQTASANGDVSNNHGSTDAWVVKLDRNGKKQWQKTFGGTGIEKANSIIETSEGDYIMTGTTNSNDGDVTGYHVGWGMWVGNFDGWVVRLSKDGNLLWNKAFGGSNADQINSIVQNIDNSYTFAGFTRSNDFDVFGNHGGEDAWVVNIDKEGKILWRKVLGGSGDDLADFITSTQDGGYVLAGFTSSNNGDVSGNHGSEDAWMIKLDQGGSKQWQRTLGGSGNDIARVVMQRANGSFVMVGSSGSNDGDVNAAGGAWIVTIKDH; from the coding sequence ATGAAACGGTTTGCTGTTGTATTACTGCTTACGACGGTGTTTGCCTGCCGTAAGGACAATGAAAAGATTCCGGTTGATCTGGACTCCGATTTCAACCTGGTTTATGGCAGCACTGCAGGGGAGCAGGTATTTGCTGCTGCCCGAAGCGCAGACGGTGGTTATGTGCTGGCAGGAAGTATTAAAGGAGTAAGCGGCAATCCAGGAAATACCGACGCATGGGTGTTGAAACTGGACAGGCAAGGGAAGATGATATGGCAAAAATCATTCGGAGGATCAGACTACGAACTTGCCTTTTCCGCTGCCTCCACCTTGGATGGCGGATATATCATCGCTGGCTCTGCAAATAGTAATGACGGCGACATCTCCGGTAATCACGGGAACAGTGATGCATGGGTAATAAAGATTGATAAAAATGGGAACAAAGAGTGGCAAAGCTTACTTGGAGGCTCTGCAAGTGATTTTGCCACTTCAGTTCTACCAACCTCTGATGGTGGCTATATAATGGCTGGACAAACAGCAAGTGCAAATGGAGATGTGAGTAATAACCACGGAAGCACAGACGCTTGGGTGGTGAAACTTGACAGAAACGGAAAGAAACAATGGCAAAAAACATTTGGCGGAACAGGGATTGAAAAAGCGAATTCTATTATTGAAACTTCAGAGGGTGACTATATCATGACTGGCACGACCAACAGCAATGATGGCGATGTAACCGGTTACCATGTTGGTTGGGGTATGTGGGTTGGAAATTTCGACGGATGGGTGGTACGGCTAAGCAAAGATGGAAACCTTTTATGGAACAAAGCATTCGGGGGTAGTAATGCTGATCAGATCAATTCCATTGTTCAGAACATAGATAATAGCTACACCTTTGCGGGATTTACCAGGAGTAATGACTTTGATGTATTTGGCAACCACGGAGGTGAAGATGCATGGGTGGTTAATATTGACAAAGAAGGTAAAATTCTATGGAGAAAGGTTCTCGGCGGATCGGGAGATGATTTGGCTGATTTTATTACATCTACACAGGATGGTGGTTATGTACTAGCTGGTTTTACCTCAAGTAATAATGGTGATGTAAGCGGTAACCACGGTAGCGAAGACGCCTGGATGATAAAGTTGGATCAGGGCGGAAGCAAACAATGGCAACGGACACTGGGTGGGTCAGGGAACGACATAGCCCGTGTCGTTATGCAGCGTGCCAACGGAAGTTTCGTAATGGTAGGTTCAAGCGGTAGTAACGATGGCGATGTCAACGCTGCTGGAGGTGCCTGGATCGTTACAATTAAAGATCACTAA
- the argS gene encoding arginine--tRNA ligase yields the protein MSLAATIKDAAAKSIKELYGVDVSANDITINQTKAEFEGDYTLVLFTLVKQLRKAPEQLGKDLGEHLLAANNALFTSFNVIKGFLNLTVSDNYFVKYLSEKLSKDKLVDSTSAGKKIMVEYSSPNTNKPLHLGHLRNNFLGWSVAEILKATGNEVMKSCIVNDRGIHICKSMIAWELFGNGETPQSTGIKGDHFVGDYYVKCESQIKKEASELADKVEANDYAAFSETDKQKLVELKELGSAVPGTTDKDKEKLKKIGDDVKEIIRANTPIMKRAQEMLRDWEAGKPEVIELWKKMNGWVYEGFDQTYKRIGSDFDKTYYESETYLLGKQFVEEGLAKGVLFRKDDGSVWIDLTDEGLDEKLVLRRDGTSVYITQDIGLADEKYKEFPYDQSFYVIADEQNYHMKVLQLILKKLGKPYADGIYHLSYGMVELPSGRMKSREGTVVDADDLIDEMVEQSKKVTAEKSNIADFSESELKELYETVALGALKFFLLKVDPKKRMVFNPEESIDFQGFTGPFIQYTHARLKSILRKAEDGNQQSAIGNRQLEKLEKELLVVLEQFGEVVQQAANEHNPSAIANYVYSVAKTFNSFYTVHSVLKAESEEKKALRLQLCGLTANVIKEGMGLLGIRVPERM from the coding sequence ATGAGTTTGGCCGCAACGATAAAGGATGCAGCAGCAAAAAGCATAAAAGAATTGTACGGCGTTGACGTTTCCGCGAACGACATCACCATCAACCAAACCAAGGCCGAATTTGAAGGAGATTACACCCTGGTTTTGTTCACGCTGGTAAAACAGTTGCGCAAGGCGCCGGAACAACTGGGAAAAGATTTGGGCGAACATTTGCTTGCGGCCAACAATGCTTTGTTCACCTCGTTCAACGTCATCAAGGGCTTCTTAAACCTTACCGTTTCGGACAACTATTTCGTAAAATATTTAAGCGAAAAACTTTCAAAAGACAAGCTTGTTGATTCAACCTCCGCCGGAAAAAAAATCATGGTAGAGTACTCCTCTCCCAACACCAACAAGCCTCTTCACCTCGGTCACCTGCGGAACAATTTTTTGGGCTGGAGCGTTGCCGAAATTTTAAAAGCAACCGGCAACGAAGTGATGAAAAGCTGCATTGTGAACGACCGCGGCATTCACATTTGCAAAAGCATGATTGCCTGGGAACTTTTCGGTAACGGCGAAACGCCGCAAAGCACCGGCATCAAAGGCGATCATTTTGTGGGTGATTATTACGTAAAATGCGAGAGCCAAATAAAGAAAGAAGCAAGCGAATTAGCCGATAAAGTAGAGGCAAACGATTATGCGGCTTTTTCGGAAACAGACAAACAAAAACTGGTTGAGCTAAAAGAATTGGGCAGCGCCGTTCCGGGAACCACGGACAAGGACAAAGAAAAGCTGAAGAAGATTGGCGATGATGTGAAAGAAATTATTCGCGCTAATACGCCGATTATGAAACGGGCGCAGGAAATGTTGCGCGACTGGGAAGCGGGCAAACCCGAAGTGATTGAACTCTGGAAGAAGATGAACGGCTGGGTTTACGAAGGCTTTGACCAAACCTATAAACGCATCGGTTCCGACTTTGACAAAACCTATTACGAAAGCGAAACCTATTTGCTGGGAAAACAGTTTGTGGAAGAAGGTCTTGCCAAAGGCGTTTTATTCCGCAAAGACGACGGCAGCGTGTGGATTGATTTAACGGACGAAGGCCTGGACGAAAAATTGGTCTTACGGAGAGACGGCACGTCTGTTTACATTACGCAGGACATTGGCCTTGCCGATGAGAAGTACAAAGAATTTCCCTACGACCAAAGCTTTTACGTGATTGCTGACGAGCAGAACTATCACATGAAGGTGTTGCAGCTCATTTTAAAAAAGCTTGGCAAGCCTTATGCCGATGGAATCTATCACCTGAGTTACGGCATGGTGGAACTTCCGAGCGGCCGCATGAAAAGCCGTGAAGGAACGGTGGTGGATGCCGATGATTTGATTGACGAAATGGTGGAGCAATCAAAGAAAGTAACGGCCGAAAAAAGCAACATCGCCGACTTTAGCGAAAGCGAACTGAAAGAGCTTTACGAAACCGTTGCCCTTGGTGCTTTAAAGTTTTTCCTGCTGAAAGTGGACCCGAAAAAGCGCATGGTTTTTAACCCGGAGGAAAGCATAGACTTCCAGGGTTTCACCGGGCCGTTCATTCAATACACACACGCAAGGCTAAAGTCTATTTTGCGAAAAGCAGAAGATGGCAATCAGCAATCGGCAATCGGCAATCGGCAACTGGAGAAGTTGGAAAAAGAATTATTGGTGGTGCTGGAACAGTTTGGTGAAGTGGTGCAGCAGGCCGCGAACGAACACAATCCTTCGGCCATTGCCAATTACGTTTACAGCGTGGCAAAAACTTTCAATTCTTTTTACACGGTACACTCGGTATTAAAAGCCGAAAGCGAAGAAAAGAAAGCCTTGCGCTTGCAACTTTGCGGATTAACAGCAAACGTGATTAAAGAAGGAATGGGACTGTTGGGAATACGCGTGCCGGAGCGGATGTAA
- a CDS encoding GtrA family protein, giving the protein MRKIHNNVRKTIFSVLDIFYPMFRRFMPLQTYHYAACGGSNTLFNIFLYHIFFNYVLHKQVLHLGFIAFTPYVAAFILAFFITFPIGFYLSMYVVFQGSYLRRRIQLVRYLMVALACVGLNYILLKFFIETLGWHQHPTLALMATAVIVVVFSYVSQRFFSFRTAKPTVLNQSEASVLEGQINL; this is encoded by the coding sequence ATGCGTAAGATTCACAACAACGTAAGAAAAACCATTTTTTCCGTGCTGGACATTTTCTATCCAATGTTCCGGCGGTTCATGCCTTTGCAAACCTATCATTATGCGGCCTGTGGCGGCAGCAATACTTTGTTCAACATTTTTCTCTATCACATCTTTTTCAACTACGTACTCCACAAGCAGGTTTTGCACCTCGGCTTTATTGCTTTCACGCCTTACGTGGCAGCTTTCATCCTGGCCTTTTTTATTACGTTTCCCATTGGGTTTTACCTGAGTATGTACGTGGTGTTTCAAGGCTCTTACCTGCGCCGCAGAATTCAACTGGTGCGTTATTTAATGGTGGCGCTGGCTTGTGTGGGGCTAAACTATATCCTGCTGAAATTTTTTATCGAAACATTGGGCTGGCACCAGCACCCGACGCTCGCCTTGATGGCGACGGCGGTAATTGTTGTAGTCTTCAGCTATGTTTCACAGCGCTTCTTTTCTTTTCGTACGGCAAAGCCCACGGTTCTCAACCAATCGGAAGCCTCAGTGCTTGAAGGACAAATCAATCTCTGA
- a CDS encoding DUF4403 family protein, with the protein MKFFFAPTFCFLFTISLSAQTITNTTDTLPESNIDIPIQINLKPIFAMAERNVDTVFTSPRYPDDWVQSDCGTRYKYRFRRSLLRMTMKGLLMNLGFTGYYQIVGSTRLCSSGGTVLSPWSPACKCGFDEGERRVDVGFISSFALTPDYFLQTRITRTEPVAKGKCEVCFWGQDVTKQVLDGLKTELDASRKAMQDSFGNMALRPYMQQAWNMLNETYTVPGIGYFSLHPKALRMNSINAQNDLLNINIGITASPAITFAKTVEPTSLVPNLSTVSTPGGFSVYLDAALQYDSLSRVVNGYMAGKRFDLSEGMFAKHIVVKEVTVAASPEGRMLIKVDFTGSFNGTAFFTGNPVYNAATKTIEVQDLDYDLQTKNLLLKTAKWLFSGKIESELKKNTKIDLTSYFETAKASLNTYLNKEWTKGIKGIGNVNELKVVSVQPLPQHILIKTACSGKLSVQVSEIDLSFKH; encoded by the coding sequence ATGAAATTCTTTTTTGCACCAACTTTCTGCTTTCTCTTTACAATAAGCCTTTCGGCCCAAACAATCACGAACACAACCGACACGCTGCCCGAGTCGAACATTGACATTCCGATCCAGATTAATTTGAAACCCATTTTCGCCATGGCCGAACGCAACGTGGATACGGTTTTCACGTCGCCCCGTTACCCGGATGATTGGGTACAGTCCGACTGCGGCACGCGGTACAAATACCGTTTCCGCCGCTCGCTGTTGCGCATGACCATGAAAGGTTTGCTGATGAATCTTGGCTTTACGGGCTATTATCAAATCGTGGGTTCTACGCGGTTGTGTTCTTCGGGCGGCACGGTTTTATCACCTTGGTCGCCGGCTTGCAAATGCGGTTTCGATGAAGGCGAACGCCGCGTGGATGTGGGCTTCATCTCATCCTTTGCCTTAACGCCGGATTATTTTTTGCAAACACGAATTACCCGAACCGAACCCGTTGCCAAAGGCAAATGCGAGGTTTGCTTTTGGGGACAAGACGTAACCAAACAGGTGCTCGACGGACTGAAAACCGAATTGGACGCTTCGCGAAAAGCGATGCAGGATTCTTTCGGCAACATGGCCCTGCGGCCTTATATGCAACAGGCATGGAACATGCTGAACGAAACCTACACGGTTCCAGGCATCGGTTATTTTTCGCTTCACCCCAAAGCTTTGCGCATGAACAGCATCAACGCTCAAAATGATTTGCTCAACATCAACATCGGCATCACCGCGTCGCCGGCCATAACCTTTGCAAAGACGGTTGAACCAACGTCGCTGGTTCCGAATCTCTCAACGGTTTCCACACCGGGCGGCTTCTCTGTTTACCTGGATGCGGCCCTGCAATACGATTCGTTGAGCCGCGTGGTGAACGGCTACATGGCGGGCAAGCGCTTCGATTTATCGGAAGGAATGTTTGCCAAACACATCGTGGTGAAAGAAGTGACGGTGGCGGCCAGTCCCGAAGGACGCATGTTGATTAAAGTGGACTTTACCGGTTCGTTTAACGGCACGGCTTTTTTTACCGGCAATCCCGTTTACAATGCGGCCACAAAAACCATTGAAGTGCAGGACCTGGATTATGACCTGCAAACCAAAAACCTTTTGTTGAAAACGGCCAAATGGCTTTTTTCGGGAAAGATTGAATCGGAACTAAAAAAGAACACCAAGATTGACTTGACCTCCTATTTTGAAACGGCCAAAGCATCGCTCAACACTTATCTAAACAAAGAATGGACGAAGGGCATTAAAGGCATAGGCAACGTGAACGAACTGAAAGTCGTGAGCGTGCAACCGCTGCCGCAACACATCTTAATTAAAACCGCATGCAGTGGGAAACTAAGCGTGCAAGTATCAGAGATTGATTTGTCCTTCAAGCACTGA